Proteins encoded by one window of Streptomyces sp. LX-29:
- a CDS encoding M23 family metallopeptidase, which produces MASNRSAFDEAPYSPSGVSGAPYGPGVLPGPGGGPTSTMAPARAVPSAASAMPSGPATSGAPTIASPVVAPPHDAFGPEDEDGEEWNPTADSIAPVRGRHRVVKQRGGGMARSGAVLGVGVIAAVGAGGMATAKDRPNPPISMPDLGQVADEVQGVLPEARELPGATRLVSDAVGPGNVASAPGAPAAAAPLSTAGLTAEDAANGATDAGEALRARIMQQAEYQQNAADDAQREAAARAAAEQAAKAAAAQAKAEADEAKKAAEAEAERKAEEAARKAEAERKAEAAAKAKAEAEAEAEADAEADAGSESGSGGDSGTSAGAYALPVASYTLTSTFGQAGDLWSADHTGQDFAAPTGTPVKAVHGGTITSAGWAGAYGYRIVLTLPDGTEIWYCHLSSMVKTSGTVSTGDVIGRVGATGNVTGPHLHLEVRPGGGSPVDPLAWLRQHGLNP; this is translated from the coding sequence GTGGCGTCCAACAGGTCTGCCTTCGACGAGGCGCCGTACAGCCCCTCCGGTGTTTCCGGCGCCCCCTACGGTCCGGGTGTCCTTCCCGGCCCGGGTGGTGGTCCGACCTCGACCATGGCCCCCGCTCGCGCTGTCCCCTCGGCCGCCTCCGCGATGCCCTCGGGCCCCGCCACATCCGGCGCCCCCACCATCGCCAGCCCCGTCGTGGCCCCTCCGCACGATGCCTTCGGGCCCGAGGACGAGGACGGGGAGGAGTGGAATCCCACGGCGGACTCCATAGCCCCGGTCCGCGGCCGGCACCGGGTGGTCAAGCAGCGCGGCGGCGGCATGGCGCGCAGCGGCGCGGTGCTCGGCGTCGGTGTCATCGCGGCGGTGGGCGCGGGCGGCATGGCGACCGCCAAGGACCGACCCAACCCGCCGATCTCCATGCCCGACCTGGGGCAGGTCGCCGACGAGGTGCAGGGCGTGCTCCCGGAGGCGAGGGAGCTGCCCGGTGCCACGCGGCTCGTCTCCGACGCGGTCGGCCCGGGCAACGTCGCCTCCGCACCGGGCGCGCCCGCGGCCGCGGCCCCGCTCTCCACGGCCGGTCTGACCGCCGAGGACGCGGCGAACGGCGCCACCGACGCCGGCGAGGCGCTGCGCGCCCGCATCATGCAGCAGGCCGAGTATCAGCAGAACGCGGCCGACGACGCCCAGCGCGAGGCCGCCGCGCGAGCCGCCGCCGAGCAGGCCGCCAAGGCGGCCGCGGCCCAGGCCAAGGCCGAGGCCGACGAGGCGAAGAAGGCCGCCGAGGCCGAGGCCGAGCGCAAGGCGGAGGAGGCCGCACGCAAGGCCGAGGCCGAGCGGAAGGCGGAGGCCGCGGCCAAGGCGAAGGCCGAAGCGGAGGCAGAGGCTGAGGCGGACGCGGAGGCGGACGCGGGGTCGGAATCCGGCTCCGGAGGCGACAGCGGGACCAGCGCCGGCGCGTATGCCCTCCCGGTCGCCTCCTACACCCTCACCTCCACCTTCGGCCAGGCCGGCGACCTGTGGTCCGCCGACCACACGGGGCAGGACTTCGCCGCTCCCACCGGCACCCCGGTCAAGGCGGTCCACGGGGGCACGATCACCTCCGCCGGCTGGGCCGGCGCCTACGGCTACCGCATCGTCCTCACGCTCCCCGACGGCACCGAGATCTGGTACTGCCACCTGTCATCCATGGTCAAGACCTCGGGCACGGTGTCCACCGGCGACGTCATCGGCCGCGTCGGCGCCACCGGCAACGTGACCGGTCCCCACCTCCACCTGGAGGTCCGCCCGGGCGGCGGCTCCCCGGTCGATCCCCTGGCGTGGCTGCGCCAGCACGGCCTGAACCCGTGA
- a CDS encoding Ig-like domain-containing protein produces MRSIRPIRRPLRLLAASSLALASLVACQSSSGSDGKGGASVDPADAKPARITVTPGSDGPAVAPDGGIKVDVAGGTLTKVQVTPDPSSADAVAVTGSWSDAKKSWRSTRTMTPGASYAVLATATNAAGEVTTHRSAFRTRAAKVFNGVSVTPSNNKVVGAGQPVSIAFDHPVKDKAAVERRLSVSTSPKTEGSWGWTRDPLTGVERVDWRPESYWAKGTKVTLRAKLSGVNTGEGRYLRRDVSSTFTVGTVRVAKADLKQHTMTVYEDGKKVDTIPVSAGSTAYPTWNGTMVVLGKAPMVNMTSESVNIADPYNKDVPWAVHLTTSGTYAHAAPWNEGKGYFGRVNMSHGCIGMSEADGKSFYDRATPGDIIEVTGSTRETVATGNGYGDWNLSYEEWKKLSALD; encoded by the coding sequence GTGCGATCCATACGTCCCATACGCCGCCCTCTCCGCCTGCTTGCGGCGTCCTCCCTGGCCCTGGCCTCGCTGGTGGCCTGTCAGTCCTCCTCCGGCTCGGACGGGAAGGGCGGCGCCTCGGTCGACCCGGCCGACGCCAAGCCCGCCCGCATCACCGTGACGCCGGGCAGCGACGGCCCGGCGGTGGCCCCCGACGGCGGCATCAAGGTCGACGTGGCCGGCGGCACCCTGACCAAGGTCCAGGTCACTCCCGACCCGAGCAGCGCCGACGCGGTCGCGGTGACGGGCTCATGGTCCGACGCCAAGAAGAGCTGGCGCTCCACCCGCACCATGACCCCGGGGGCCTCCTACGCCGTCCTGGCCACCGCGACCAACGCGGCCGGCGAGGTCACCACCCACCGTTCGGCCTTCCGCACCCGTGCGGCCAAGGTCTTCAACGGCGTCTCCGTCACCCCGTCCAACAACAAGGTCGTCGGCGCCGGCCAGCCGGTGTCCATCGCCTTCGACCACCCGGTGAAGGACAAGGCGGCGGTCGAGCGCCGGCTCTCCGTCAGCACCTCCCCCAAGACGGAGGGCTCCTGGGGCTGGACCCGCGACCCGCTCACCGGCGTCGAGCGCGTCGACTGGCGCCCCGAGAGCTACTGGGCCAAGGGCACCAAGGTGACCCTCCGCGCCAAGCTCAGCGGCGTCAACACGGGCGAGGGGCGCTACCTCCGCCGCGACGTCTCCAGCACCTTCACCGTCGGCACCGTCCGCGTCGCCAAGGCCGACCTGAAGCAGCACACGATGACCGTCTACGAGGACGGCAAGAAGGTCGACACCATCCCGGTCTCCGCCGGCTCCACCGCCTACCCCACCTGGAACGGCACCATGGTCGTCCTCGGCAAGGCACCCATGGTCAACATGACCAGCGAGTCGGTGAACATAGCCGACCCGTACAACAAGGACGTCCCCTGGGCGGTCCATCTGACCACCTCCGGCACCTACGCCCACGCCGCCCCCTGGAACGAGGGCAAGGGCTACTTCGGCCGTGTCAACATGAGCCACGGCTGCATAGGCATGTCGGAAGCGGACGGCAAGAGCTTCTACGACCGCGCCACCCCCGGCGACATCATCGAGGTCACCGGCTCCACTCGGGAGACCGTCGCCACCGGCAACGGCTACGGCGACTGGAACCTCTCCTACGAGGAGTGGAAGAAGCTCAGCGCCCTCGACTGA